TAGCGGATGCCTTGGCCAGTGGTCTCTCGGTACATGACCTGAGCTTCATTGACGGTACCGTCTACAAAGCGCGCTCACTCGACCACCTTCCCAACGACGCAATCGTCTTGCCGAGTTTCGAGGAGATACAGCAGGACTCGAGCAAATATGCAACGAGTTTCGCGATACAGTACGAAAATCTCGATCCCTTCTCCGCGCACATTCTTGCCGAGGAATACCCGCACAATGTCTTTGTCGTGCAAAACCCACCGTCTAAGCCGCTCTCCATGCCCGAGATGGATGCCATCTACGCGCTGCCCTATGCCCGTGACGCGCATCCCTCGTACGCGCAGACAGGCGGCGTACCCGCGCTTGCCGAAGTGAAGTTCTCGATCACGAGCAATCGTGGCTGTCTCGGCGACTGCTCCTTCTGCTCGCTCAACTTCCACCAGGGCCGCATCATCCAGGCCCGGAGCCACGAGTCCATCCTCGACGAGGCGCGCCTCATGACCGAAGACCCCGCCTTCAAGGGCTACATTCACGATGTCGGCGGCCCTACGGCGAACTTCCGCGTACCCGCCTGCAACAAGCAACTCAAAACCGGCGCCTGCGTGGGCAAGCGCTGCCTATCGCCCGAGCCGTGCCCCAGCCTGCGCGTCACGCACGAGGATTATCTTGCCCTGCTGCGCAAGCTCCGTGCGCTGCCCGATGTCAAGAAGGTCTTTATACGCAGTGGGTTGCGTTTCGATTACATGATGCTCGACGATGACCCGAGCTTCCTGCGCGAGCTCGTAGAGCACCATGTGAGCGGCCAGCTTCGCGTCGCACCCGAGCATGCGTCAGATGCAGTGCTCATGACCATGGGCAAACCGCCCATCAGCGTCTTCAAGCGATTTGCCACCGCATTCAAGCGGGCAACCAAGAAAGCCGGACTCAAACAGTATCTGGTTGCCTATCTTATGTCGTCACATCCCGGCGCAACGCTCGCCGATGCCGTCGAGCTTGCCGAATTCGTACGTGACATGGGCTACAACCCCGAGCAGGTCCAAGATTTCTATCCCACGCCCTCGACGATTTCGACCTGCATGTACTACACGGGGCTCGACCCACGCACGATGGAGCCGGTCTACGTGGCAAAAACGCCGCACGAAAAGGCCATGCAACGCGCGCTCATCCAGTACCGCAACCCCAAGAACCGCAAGCTCGTGAGAGAGGCGCTTCTCAAGGCCGGACGCAACGACCTCATCGGCCCCGGACCCAAATGCCTCATCCGAAAGTGATTTTGCATCTGGTTTCGTACATACGTTCGATTCCATGCTAGAATTAGGGCTATGTTTCAAAAAGTGTGTCCGAATAAGACCCGTTACCCCAGTTGAACACAAGCAAATCAGGTCCTTGAGTTGGAATCGCCCAACTCGAAGGTGTTTCAAAAAGTGTGTCCGCTTTCCTCTTGACGTGCCTGTTCAGGCAAGCTTTCCGAAGGGAAAAGTTGCCTAGTGGACAGGATGACGCCTTGAGTAGCCCGAGATGCGACGTTTGCGGAAGCGAGATGAAGGGGAACGGATACACGAAGGCAGGGACCAAGCGCTGGCGGTGCAAGTCGTGCGGTGCCTCCAAGACGAGAAGGATTGACAACGCCGCCAAGCTGCTCCGGGCCTTCCTTGCCTGGATCCTCTCCAAGAGGTCGATCGCCGATCTCGGATACAGCAGGTCGACCTTCTGGCGAAAGTGCGCCGGGTTCTGGGAGCTTTGGCCCATCGCCCCTTTCACCGGCGAGGTCTTCGACACGGTCTTTCTCGACGGCATCTGGTTTTCCCACGACGCCGTCGTGCTCGTCGCGCGCTCCAAGGAGCACGTGATCGCATGGCACCTGGCGCAAAGGGAGTGCTCGAGCTCCTGGGCGGCGCTGATGATGAGGATACCCGCTCCGATGCTGGTGGTGTCGGACGGATCCACCGGGCTCGCGAAGGCGGCGCGCACCGTATGGCCCGGCACCAGGATACAGCGCTGCGTCGTGCATGCCGCGCGCCAGGTCAAGCGCTACACGACCAAGAGTCCCAAGCTCGAGTGCGGCCGCGAGCTCCTGGGCATCGCGAACCGCCTGACGAGGGCCAAAGACGAGGACGCGATGAGGGAGTGGCTCGTCGACTACGCGCAGTGGTGCTCCGATTGGAGCGAGTTCCTGAAGGAGTTCACGGTGAAAGACGGCAGGAGGGTCTACACGCACGAGAGGCTGCGGCGGGCCAGGGGAAGCCTCAACCGCCTGGTGAAGGAAGGGACGCTTTTCACATTCATCGAGATGCAAAGGGAGCGCGGCGGGCGCTGGGATTCCACCAACAACCCGATCGAGAGCCTGAACGCGCAACTGAGGGAGATGCTCAGGCTGCATCGGGGATTGCCGCTGCTGCACCGCGTGAAGGCCGTCATGTGGTGGTGCTACATGCACACCGAAGAGCCCGAGAGCCCGGCGGAGATCCTGCGCCGCATGCCGAGGGACGAAGACGTCGACGGGCTTTTCGCAACCGTCTCGGGCGAGGGTCGGCATTCGGATGGAAGCCCGGAGAGGTATGGGAAGGCCATCGACTGGGGGCTATGTTTCAAAAAGTGTGTCCGAATAAGACCCGTTACCCCAGTTGAACACAAGCAAATCAGGTCCTTGAGTTGGAATCGCCCAACTCGAAGGTGTTTCAAAAAGTGTGTCCGCTTTCCTCTTGACGTGCCTGTTCAGGCAAGCTTTCCGAAGGGAAAAGTTGCCTAGTGGACAGGATGACGCCTTGAGTAGCCCGAGATGCGACGTTTGCGGAAGCGAGATGAAGGGGAACGGATACACGAAGGCAGGGACCAAGCGCTGGCGGTGCAAGTCGTGCGGTGCCTCCAAGACGAGAAGGATTGACAACGCCGCCAAGCTGCTCCGGGCCTTCCTTGCCTGGATCCTCTCCAAGAGGTCGATCGCCGATCTCGGATACAGCAGGTCGACCTTCTGGCGAAAGTGCGCCGGGTTCTGGGAGCTTTGGCCCATCGCCCCTTTCACCGGCGAGGTCTTCGACACGGTCTTTCTCGACGGCATCTGGTTTTCCCATGACGCCGTCGTGCTCGTCGCGCGCTCCAAGGAGCACGTGATCGCATGGCACCTGGCGCAAAGGGAGTGCTCGAGCTCCTGGGCGGCGCTGATGATGAGGATACCCGCTCCGATGCTGGTGGTGTCGGACGGATCCACCGGGCTCGCGAAGGCGGCGCGCACCGTATGGCCCGGCACCAGGATACAGCGCTGCGTCGTGCATGCCGCGCGCCAGGTCAAGCGCTACACGACCAAGAGTCCCAAGCTCGAGTGCGGCCGCGAGCTCCTGGGCATCGCGAACCGCCTGACGAGGGCCAAAGACGAGGACGCGATGAGGGAGTGGCTCGTCGACTACGCGCAGTGGTGCTCCGATTGGAGCGAGTTCCTGAAGGAGTTCACGGTGAAAGACGGCAGGAGGGTCTACACGCACGAGAGGCTGCGGCGGGCCAGGGGAAGCCTCAACCGCCTGGTGAAGGAAGGGACGCTTTTCACATTCATCGAGATGCAAAGGGAGCGCGGCGGGCGCTGGGATTCCACCAACAACCCGATCGAGAGCCTGAACGCGCAACTGAGGGAGATGCTCAGGCTGCATCGGGGATTGCCGCTGCTGCACCGCGTGAAGGCCGTCATGTGGTGGTGCTACATGCACACCGAAGAGCCCGAGAGCCCGGCGGAGATCCTGCGCCGCATGCCGAGGGACGAAGACGTCGACGGGCTTTTCGCAACCGTCTCGGGCGAGGGCCGGCATTCGGATGGAAGCCCGGAGAGGTATGGGAAGGCCATCGACTGGAACGAGTTTCACATGCCGACGAGGTACCGTCAGTGATGTCCCGCCGGACACACTTTTTGAAACATAGCCCCACTTTTACGCACTCTCACCTGGAGAAACAGATGAAATCATCAACACGTTTTGTCCTATAACCCTTCTTTTTGTCCAAAACTCCCGCAGAAATGAAAAGACCCGCCTGAGCGGGTCTCGTTTTGCCTGGTGTCGGAGGGGGGACTTGAACCCCCACGCCCGTAATGTGGGCACTAGCACCTCAAGCTAGCGCGTCTGCCATTCCGCCACTCCGACTTTTCAAATAGCCCTGATGACTAGTGAACCGACCCCGTGGGGAAGGAAATCATCAGGAGAAGCAAGGATACCATGAACACGACCGCAAAGATAACCGTCATTCGGTCAAGATTGCGCTCGACGATACTCGATCCGGTGTCAGTGCCGTAAATGCTGCCGGCAATGACTTCGGAAACGCCCGTGCCCTTGCCCGAATGCATAAGCACAAAGATGACAAGGCCGATTGCCGAAATCGCCCATAGAACCAAGACGATATACATAAACGGCGCCGAGTGCATCACATTGAGTATCGCGTCCACGAAATGCCTTTCCTTCTTACCATCGTGACGCGCGCTACGCGTCACAGGTTAGTCATTCTAACAGTTCCTACGCGCGGGTCAACAGTGAATTTCCCGTCCACTGCTCGGGTTTTTCAAGGCCGAGCAAGTCGATGAGCGTGGGGGCGACGTCGGCCAAGCGTGCATCATCCCCGTCGACAAGGCCGAGTGACACATCGTTGCAGACAAGCACGAACGGCACACGAGCCGTCGTGTGAGCCGTGAACGGGCTCTCTCCATCGTCGGCGAGCATCTTATCGGCATTGCCGTGGTCGGCCGTAATGAGTGCGGCACCACCCTTGGCAAGAATCGCCTCGACCACATGGGAAAGGCCACGATCGACTGCCTCGACGGCAGCCGTGGCAGCCTCGATCACGCCCGTGTGTCCAACCATGTCGCAGTTGGCATAATTCACGATGTAGACATCGGCCACGTCATCGTTGATCGCCTGCTCGAGTGCCTCGGTAACGAGTGGCTCGGACATCTCGGGCTGCAAATCATAGGTCGCGACCTTGGGGCTTGCGATGAGCTTGCGCTCCTCGTCTTTCTTGGGTTGCTCGACACCGCCGTTGAAGAAGAATGTGACGTGCGCGTATTTCTCGGTCTCGGCAATATGGAACTGGCGCAGGCCTTGTGCCGCAAGCAAATCGGCCAGCGTGTTCTCCGGGAAGGCCTTGGGAAACGCAATGGGCGCATCGATGGTCGGATCGTACTCCGTCAGACAGACGAAGTTGACATCCGGCACATTGGGACGCGGAAAGCCATCGAAGTCTTTGTCCACGAAGGCGCGGGTGAGCTCACGGGCACGATCGGGCCTAAAGTTGAAGAAGATCATCGTGTCGCCATCATTGACACCGCGATGGTTGAGAACCGTTGGGATGACGAACTCATCGGTGATGTCTACCTTGTAGGAAGCCTCGACGGCGCCGACGGGACGGTTGCGCGCGAAGCCCTTGCCTGCGCCGAGTGCAATCGCATTCCAAGCCTGTTGCACGCGATCCCAGCGCTTGTCACGATCCATCGCATAGTAACGACCCGATATGGTCGCAATCTCGGCCTGGGCGCCATTGTAATCATTGAAGATATGGTCGCAGAAATCGACGATACGTTGAACATAGCCCGCGCCGCTCTTGGGATCAACATCACGGCCATCGAGAAAAGCATGGATGCGGATATCGCGAGCGCCGCGCTTGGCTGCCATTTCGATGAGCGCTTCAAGATGCTCGATATTGCTGTGCACGCCGCCATCAGAGAGCAGACCCAGAAGATGAATGGGACGATTCACGTTAATGGCTGCATCCATCGCCTCGATGAGAATCTCGTTCTCTTCGATGCTGCCGTTCTCGCATGCATCGTTAATGCGCGTGAGCTCCTGATGCACGACGCGTCCCGCGCCCATGTTCAAATGTCCGACCTCGGAATTGCCCATCTGGCCATCGGGAAGGCCGACATCACGTCCCGACGCTCCGAGCGTCGTATGGGGGCGCTGCGCCCACAGCTCGTCATAGTAGGGCTTGGATGCAAGCGAAATGGCATTTCCCGGACCGTCCTCAGCCAGACCAAAGCCATCCATAATCACCAACAGGACCGGTTTCATATCTCAGATGCTCCTCTAACGAATCGGGGCAATCACAGATCGCCCCGGTAGAACAGTTCTTTTGTTGCACGCAAACTACTTTGCCTTGAGCGCCATCTCAACGAGTGTCGAAAACGCCTTGGCATCGAGCGAGGCTCCGCCAATGAGGCCTCCGTCGACATCGGGTTGCGGCAGGAAAAGCTCGGCATTGCCCGTATTCATTGAGCCACCATAGAGAATGCGCATCTTGCTCGCCGCGTCTGCACCCGCAAAGTCGGCAACGACGCCGCGGATGTGCGCGCATGCCTCCTGCGCCTGCTCGGGCGTGGCAGCACGACCCGTACCGATTGCCCAGATGGGCTCGTAGGCGATGACCGACTTGGCGATGTCCTCTTCGCCAACGCCCTTCCAGCCAAGTCGTACTTGCTCGCCAATGAAGGCCAGCGTATCGCCCGCATCTCGCACATCAAGGTCTTCACCGCAGCACATGATGGGATGAAGTCCCTGGGCAAGCAGCGCCTTGACCTTCTTGTTGACCGTCTCGTTGGTCTCGCCAAAGTACTCGCGGCGCTCCGAATGCCCGACAATGCAGTATTCGCAGGTGAGCTCTTTGAGCATGGAGACCGA
This window of the Coriobacteriaceae bacterium genome carries:
- the gpmI gene encoding 2,3-bisphosphoglycerate-independent phosphoglycerate mutase; translated protein: MKPVLLVIMDGFGLAEDGPGNAISLASKPYYDELWAQRPHTTLGASGRDVGLPDGQMGNSEVGHLNMGAGRVVHQELTRINDACENGSIEENEILIEAMDAAINVNRPIHLLGLLSDGGVHSNIEHLEALIEMAAKRGARDIRIHAFLDGRDVDPKSGAGYVQRIVDFCDHIFNDYNGAQAEIATISGRYYAMDRDKRWDRVQQAWNAIALGAGKGFARNRPVGAVEASYKVDITDEFVIPTVLNHRGVNDGDTMIFFNFRPDRARELTRAFVDKDFDGFPRPNVPDVNFVCLTEYDPTIDAPIAFPKAFPENTLADLLAAQGLRQFHIAETEKYAHVTFFFNGGVEQPKKDEERKLIASPKVATYDLQPEMSEPLVTEALEQAINDDVADVYIVNYANCDMVGHTGVIEAATAAVEAVDRGLSHVVEAILAKGGAALITADHGNADKMLADDGESPFTAHTTARVPFVLVCNDVSLGLVDGDDARLADVAPTLIDLLGLEKPEQWTGNSLLTRA
- the tpiA gene encoding triose-phosphate isomerase, with the protein product MFGAMQDTAARMPMIAGNWKMNKTTVEAVTLSQQISFESDKAWEAVEVVICPPFTDLKSVFNVLTFDHSSIKLGAQDVYWEPDGAYTGAISVSMLKELTCEYCIVGHSERREYFGETNETVNKKVKALLAQGLHPIMCCGEDLDVRDAGDTLAFIGEQVRLGWKGVGEEDIAKSVIAYEPIWAIGTGRAATPEQAQEACAHIRGVVADFAGADAASKMRILYGGSMNTGNAELFLPQPDVDGGLIGGASLDAKAFSTLVEMALKAK
- the secG gene encoding preprotein translocase subunit SecG; the protein is MDAILNVMHSAPFMYIVLVLWAISAIGLVIFVLMHSGKGTGVSEVIAGSIYGTDTGSSIVERNLDRMTVIFAVVFMVSLLLLMISFPTGSVH
- a CDS encoding IS1249 family transposase, encoding MSAFLLTCLFRQAFRREKLPSGQDDALSSPRCDVCGSEMKGNGYTKAGTKRWRCKSCGASKTRRIDNAAKLLRAFLAWILSKRSIADLGYSRSTFWRKCAGFWELWPIAPFTGEVFDTVFLDGIWFSHDAVVLVARSKEHVIAWHLAQRECSSSWAALMMRIPAPMLVVSDGSTGLAKAARTVWPGTRIQRCVVHAARQVKRYTTKSPKLECGRELLGIANRLTRAKDEDAMREWLVDYAQWCSDWSEFLKEFTVKDGRRVYTHERLRRARGSLNRLVKEGTLFTFIEMQRERGGRWDSTNNPIESLNAQLREMLRLHRGLPLLHRVKAVMWWCYMHTEEPESPAEILRRMPRDEDVDGLFATVSGEGRHSDGSPERYGKAIDWNEFHMPTRYRQ
- a CDS encoding YgiQ family radical SAM protein, with the protein product MTRADMRERGWDELDFVYVSGDAYVDHPSFGAAIITRLLESHGYRVGVIAQPDWRDPSSVTVLGEPRLGFLVSAGNMDSMVNHYTVAKKRRRSDAYSPGGESGLRPDHACVVYGNLIRRTYKKTPIILGGIEASLRRLVHYDYWSDSLKRSVLLDSGADLISYGMGERSIVEIADALASGLSVHDLSFIDGTVYKARSLDHLPNDAIVLPSFEEIQQDSSKYATSFAIQYENLDPFSAHILAEEYPHNVFVVQNPPSKPLSMPEMDAIYALPYARDAHPSYAQTGGVPALAEVKFSITSNRGCLGDCSFCSLNFHQGRIIQARSHESILDEARLMTEDPAFKGYIHDVGGPTANFRVPACNKQLKTGACVGKRCLSPEPCPSLRVTHEDYLALLRKLRALPDVKKVFIRSGLRFDYMMLDDDPSFLRELVEHHVSGQLRVAPEHASDAVLMTMGKPPISVFKRFATAFKRATKKAGLKQYLVAYLMSSHPGATLADAVELAEFVRDMGYNPEQVQDFYPTPSTISTCMYYTGLDPRTMEPVYVAKTPHEKAMQRALIQYRNPKNRKLVREALLKAGRNDLIGPGPKCLIRK
- a CDS encoding IS1249 family transposase, producing MSAFLLTCLFRQAFRREKLPSGQDDALSSPRCDVCGSEMKGNGYTKAGTKRWRCKSCGASKTRRIDNAAKLLRAFLAWILSKRSIADLGYSRSTFWRKCAGFWELWPIAPFTGEVFDTVFLDGIWFSHDAVVLVARSKEHVIAWHLAQRECSSSWAALMMRIPAPMLVVSDGSTGLAKAARTVWPGTRIQRCVVHAARQVKRYTTKSPKLECGRELLGIANRLTRAKDEDAMREWLVDYAQWCSDWSEFLKEFTVKDGRRVYTHERLRRARGSLNRLVKEGTLFTFIEMQRERGGRWDSTNNPIESLNAQLREMLRLHRGLPLLHRVKAVMWWCYMHTEEPESPAEILRRMPRDEDVDGLFATVSGEGRHSDGSPERYGKAIDWGLCFKKCVRIRPVTPVEHKQIRSLSWNRPTRRCFKKCVRFPLDVPVQASFPKGKVA